The nucleotide window AAACGATGTTAATTATTAAATAAGGTAGTCCCTTGAACGCTTCTATTCGGCGCGTTCTCGGGATAAATTCGACCATATAACTTACGTCACAATCGAGCAATATTAAGGTTCCGTAAGTTATGGTCTCATTTAGAGGCATATATGCCGCAACTGATGAGCATAGAGGAACTGGCTACTTATCTGAAGCTCGAGAAGCAGACGATCTATAACTGGCTTCACGAGAAGAAGATCAGCGGGATAAAAGTCGGCCACGTCTGGCGCTTTGACAGAAGCGCCATTGATAGTTGGCTTAAGTCTCAGACGGTAAATGCCGTCCCCGTTGGCAAGGGTAAGTCCAAGTCTAAACGTGCTAGAAGCATTAAAAAAAGCTAATATAGGGGCAAGATAACCCGTGATGTTTAATTTTCGAAACAAAAGATATTTCGGGCTGGATTTAGGCGAAAGCGCCATAAAGCTCATCGAGGTAAAAAAGACAAGAGATGGTTTTCGCTTAGCGAGGGGCCGGCTTGTAGAGCTGAATCTGGATCCTTTGTTTGACGACGCGGAAAAACGAAACGCCGTAGTAAGAGAGAAATTGAAAGAACTCTTGGCGAAAGAGGGAATAACTTCCGGTGTAGTCGCGATTTCCATCCCGAGCCAGTCCGTCTTCACACGTTTTTTACGCGTTCCTAAGATAGCGAAGGGCAAAATAGAGCAGATCATTCAATACGAGGCGCAGCTGCAGGTGCCTTTTCCCATCAACGAAGTCATATGGAGTTATGGTGTATTTGAAACATACGACAGCCCCGAGACCGATGTCATATTGGTCGCGGTCAAGAAGGATATCGTAGAAGAAAAGCTGAACATCCTTCGCGACATGCCCCTTGAAGTAGATTTTGTGGAAGTGTCGTATTTTTCCATTTTCAACGCGATCGATTTTGTCGGCGACATAAAGGATAAGCTTATACTGGATATAGGCGCCAAGAATACAAATATCATCATAGTCGAAGAGCACAAAATATGGACAAGGAGTATTCTCATAGGCGGTAACGATCTAACCAAGGCAATAGCATCTCAGCTGAAGATAAGCTTCAAAGAAGCCGAGGCCATTAAGCGTAAAGAGGGCATCATCGCCTCGGACGAGCAGGAGCGTTCCCGATCGCCGCATGCCGCGGAGATCTCCGACGCGATAAACCCGGTTTTGGTGGAGATGATAGCCGATATATCAAAGTCGATCGGTTATTACAAGTCGCAGTTCGGGGAGACAAAAGTAATAAAGGAGGTCCTTCTTACGGGCGGCAGCTCAAGGATCAAAAATATAGACAGATTCATAAAAGAAAATCTGGATATACCAACGAAGTCTTTTAATATTTTCGAAAAGATAAAAAGCGATGTGGATTTCTCACTTAGCGAGAGTTTTTTGGGTCGGATGGATGCCGCGATAGGGCTGGCGCTTAAGACGGTGACGCCGCTTTATACA belongs to Candidatus Omnitrophota bacterium and includes:
- the pilM gene encoding type IV pilus assembly protein PilM; protein product: MFNFRNKRYFGLDLGESAIKLIEVKKTRDGFRLARGRLVELNLDPLFDDAEKRNAVVREKLKELLAKEGITSGVVAISIPSQSVFTRFLRVPKIAKGKIEQIIQYEAQLQVPFPINEVIWSYGVFETYDSPETDVILVAVKKDIVEEKLNILRDMPLEVDFVEVSYFSIFNAIDFVGDIKDKLILDIGAKNTNIIIVEEHKIWTRSILIGGNDLTKAIASQLKISFKEAEAIKRKEGIIASDEQERSRSPHAAEISDAINPVLVEMIADISKSIGYYKSQFGETKVIKEVLLTGGSSRIKNIDRFIKENLDIPTKSFNIFEKIKSDVDFSLSESFLGRMDAAIGLALKTVTPLYTKTNLLPREILKAKGFEKKRWYIFGSLFVGILILASLTNFVIWRDKHKTANLIKASALIERYASFNKAIEALQGEVSGLKSRLEFIENVTERRKEGITVLVEITKLIPDNLWLTEITEEGSVVTVKGKTEGTFENINTFKDMLIKSGYFKEVTVESANVLKDKEGIEDVRVFTIKIVMPSAKPGKEE
- a CDS encoding helix-turn-helix domain-containing protein; the encoded protein is MPQLMSIEELATYLKLEKQTIYNWLHEKKISGIKVGHVWRFDRSAIDSWLKSQTVNAVPVGKGKSKSKRARSIKKS